A region of the Streptococcus oralis Uo5 genome:
GAATACTCCTACTGCTCACGATATGACTAAAAATCTGGGAATCCATCATTTCTTTGATGGCATTTATGGTTCTAGTCCTGAAACACCACACAAGGCAGATGTCATCCGTTACGCCTTGCAAACGCATCAACTCCATGCAGACCAAGTCCTCATCATTGGGGATACCAAGTTTGATATGATTGGAGCCCAAGAAACTGGCATTAAAAAGTTCGCTGTTACTTGGGGATTTGGAGAAGAGGCTGATTTGCTCAGCTATCAACCTGACTGGATTGCCCGTACCATTGATGATATCATTAAGCAACTATAAATAATACAATATACAAAAATACTCCTAATGCTAGTGAACTAGGTTGAGGAGTATTTTTTTATATCTTGTTACTATCAGAAGGAATCAACTCCATGCTTAAGCAGTAATTTGATCCTGTTCTTCAGTATCTGCATCTTCATCCTTCTTACTTGGCCAAGCAAGCATTACAATAAGAGCAATCGGTCCAACGATAGGAACCAAAGCAATGAAGATAAAGGCCCAGTGGAAACCAGCGTCTCGTAAGCAGCGAAGCGACTCAGCCGTTTTTAAATGGAGTAGAAATATCTTAATATTTTCGTACCATTTCTTCAAACCGAGAATCTTCCGTATTCTCTTTATCTTTTTCACTATTCTCTATCACTTTTTCTCCAAATCGTTGACTTGGCATAGCGAGCATAACGAGCAGTGTTATTGCACCCAAAGGAACAAATACAATAAAAATATAGGCCCAATGGATACCCACATCTCGTAAGCGACGTACTATCAGTGCTAGTAGAGGAACAAACTCTACTATAAACAAAATAATACACATACTGAAGACCGCAATATTCCTGATGGCTTTATCAGATTCTACTCCAGTAAAAAGTGAGTAGTAGGCGGGCAAGAAAATTACCATATTTAGCAGCCAAACCCACCAAAATTCAGGACGTGTGGAACGACCAGAAAAATTTGCATAGCCTTTGAAAAAACTCCTAATAGCACTCAGCATACAAAAATCTCCTTTTGACTTTAATACTTATTTCGCAAAGTTATGTTACCGGCTTAAAATAGAGGTAGTTTTTAGATTCTTTGAATCATTCTCCTAATAGATCACACACCATCGCCCTTTGAATAGTTGCGCTTATTACACCTTTGAAAGATCCGATGTTCTCTGCTCTCTATTTATAAAAACCAGCTTTCTGATTCTCTCAGAAAACTGGCGATAGTTGTTTCATTATGAAGGTAGATGGACACTCTTACTCAGCATGGGTTGTCTCATTTGCAAAGGAAATAATCGCTTCTTTGAGCTCATCTCCACTGAGTGAACGGAATTCTTCAATCTTTTGATCGATGGCTTCTAGCGGCATGACGTTTACCTTACCAACGAAAATCTTGTCCATGACTTGGTTATCAACCAATTCGGTCGAAACCAAGAGTTCTTCATAGAGTTTTTCACCCGGGCGGATACCGACCTCAACGATTGGAATTTCACTTTCCGTGTGCCCACTTAGAAGAACCATTTTCTTAGCCAAGTCATAGATCTTAACTGGTTTGCCCATATCGAGGATAAAGACTTCTCCGTCCTTGGCATAAGCGCCAGCATGGATTACTAGACGGCTAGCCTCTGGAATGGTCATGAAGTAACGTGTCATACGGAAGTCTGTCACCGTTACAGGACCGCCTTCAGCAATCTGACGTTCAAAGACAGGAATCACACTACCACGACTACCGAGAACATTCCCAAAACGGACTGCACAGTAGGTTGATTTACTACGTTGGTTAAAGCCAGTGACAATCAACTCTGCCACGCGCTTGGTTGCGCCCATAACATTCGGTGGATTGACCGCCTTGTCAGTCGAAATCATGACCATCTTAGGTACTTTGGCTTCATCAACAGCCTTGGCAACATTGTAGGTACCGAGGATATTGTTCTTGAAGGCTTCTTTTGGATTGCGCTCCATCATCGGAACGTGCTTGTGGGCTGCAGCATGGTAAACAATGGCTGGTTTGTACTGCTCAAACACCTGCAAGAGACGGTCATAGTCCTGAATATCTGCAATAACAGGAACATAATCAATCCCTTGGAATGTACGGATCAATTCATGATAAACGAGATAGATTGAGTTTTCACCATGTCCAAGCAAGACGATACGCTCGGGATTGAAGCGACTAACCTGACGACAAATCTCCGAACCAATCGAACCACCTGCCCCTGTCACCAGGATGGTCTTGCCTGTAATCTCAGTACCCAGACGCGATTCGTCGAGACGAATTTCCTGACGGCCCAAAAGGTCTGTGATATCAATTTTTTGGAAACCACTACCTGGTTGATGGAGTCCTTGAACGACTGTCTCAACCTTAGGCATCTTGTAACATTTGACGCCTAGCTTATTACACATCTGCAAGATGCGTTCGTACTCTGATGGGTCAAGCGAAGGGATCGCTACGATGACACGCTCGATTTGGTGACGTTTAGCTAATTCAGGTAGATTATCATAAGAGCCCAGAACTGGGATTCCACCTAGTTTTTGTCCCTTTTTCTTTTCATCATTATCCAATATCCCCACTAGCTCAAGGTCGCTAGTTGGATGTTGGTAGCTGTTCATAAAGAGGGCACCACCATCACCAGCACCGATCAAGAAGGTACGACGATGCTCTCCATCTCCACTACCTTGCTTACGCTTAGAATAAATCAGCTGCCAAGTGATACGAGGAAGCAAGATGAGGAAGGTACTCAACAAAATGAAGAGTACGATGAAACGGATAGAAAACAATGGAAGAAAGGCATAGCAGATTCCATAAGAAAGAACACTGCTGAGCATCACTCCGAAAAAGATTTTCATGAAATCCGTAATCTTGCTATAACGACTAATACTAGCATTTAGCCCCCAAAACGCAATCATGATTTGATAGAGGAGGAAGGCTAAAAGAGTGTAGATGACGTAATCCACAGGCGCCGGATTTATAAGGCCATAAAACAA
Encoded here:
- a CDS encoding nucleoside-diphosphate sugar epimerase/dehydratase, giving the protein MNKKLTDYVIDLVEILNKQQKQVFWGIFDILSMVVSIIVSYILFYGLINPAPVDYVIYTLLAFLLYQIMIAFWGLNASISRYSKITDFMKIFFGVMLSSVLSYGICYAFLPLFSIRFIVLFILLSTFLILLPRITWQLIYSKRKQGSGDGEHRRTFLIGAGDGGALFMNSYQHPTSDLELVGILDNDEKKKGQKLGGIPVLGSYDNLPELAKRHQIERVIVAIPSLDPSEYERILQMCNKLGVKCYKMPKVETVVQGLHQPGSGFQKIDITDLLGRQEIRLDESRLGTEITGKTILVTGAGGSIGSEICRQVSRFNPERIVLLGHGENSIYLVYHELIRTFQGIDYVPVIADIQDYDRLLQVFEQYKPAIVYHAAAHKHVPMMERNPKEAFKNNILGTYNVAKAVDEAKVPKMVMISTDKAVNPPNVMGATKRVAELIVTGFNQRSKSTYCAVRFGNVLGSRGSVIPVFERQIAEGGPVTVTDFRMTRYFMTIPEASRLVIHAGAYAKDGEVFILDMGKPVKIYDLAKKMVLLSGHTESEIPIVEVGIRPGEKLYEELLVSTELVDNQVMDKIFVGKVNVMPLEAIDQKIEEFRSLSGDELKEAIISFANETTHAE
- a CDS encoding DUF805 domain-containing protein, with the protein product MKKWYENIKIFLLHLKTAESLRCLRDAGFHWAFIFIALVPIVGPIALIVMLAWPSKKDEDADTEEQDQITA
- a CDS encoding DUF805 domain-containing protein; amino-acid sequence: MLSAIRSFFKGYANFSGRSTRPEFWWVWLLNMVIFLPAYYSLFTGVESDKAIRNIAVFSMCIILFIVEFVPLLALIVRRLRDVGIHWAYIFIVFVPLGAITLLVMLAMPSQRFGEKVIENSEKDKENTEDSRFEEMVRKY